One Paenisporosarcina sp. FSL H8-0542 genomic region harbors:
- the rpsB gene encoding 30S ribosomal protein S2 encodes MSVISMKQLLEAGVHFGHQTRRWNPKMKKYIFVERNGIYIIDLQKTVKKLEEAYDFMRQVGADGGKVLFVGTKKQAQEAIKEEAERSGMYYVNQRWLGGTLTNFGTIQKRVNRLKAIEKMEEDGTFTVLPKKEVVQLKKEHERLVKFLGGIRDMKGVPDVMFVVDPRKERIAVAEAIKLNIPLVGIVDTNCDPDEIDYVIPANDDAIRAVKLLTGKMADALLESKQGEDLTPAEAAE; translated from the coding sequence ATGTCAGTAATTTCTATGAAACAATTACTTGAAGCTGGTGTACACTTTGGTCACCAAACTCGCCGTTGGAACCCGAAAATGAAGAAATACATTTTTGTGGAACGTAACGGAATCTACATCATCGATCTACAAAAAACGGTTAAGAAGTTAGAAGAAGCATATGACTTCATGCGCCAAGTTGGAGCAGACGGTGGTAAAGTTCTTTTCGTTGGTACGAAAAAACAAGCACAAGAAGCTATCAAAGAAGAAGCAGAACGCTCAGGTATGTACTATGTTAACCAACGTTGGTTAGGTGGTACATTAACAAACTTCGGTACGATCCAAAAACGTGTAAACCGTTTGAAAGCGATCGAAAAAATGGAAGAAGACGGTACTTTCACTGTGCTTCCTAAAAAAGAAGTTGTTCAACTTAAAAAAGAACACGAACGTCTTGTTAAATTCTTAGGCGGTATTCGCGACATGAAAGGTGTACCGGACGTAATGTTCGTAGTAGACCCTCGTAAAGAGCGTATTGCTGTTGCAGAAGCTATTAAATTAAACATCCCTCTAGTTGGAATCGTTGATACAAACTGTGACCCAGATGAAATCGACTATGTAATTCCTGCAAACGACGATGCTATTCGTGCCGTTAAATTATTAACTGGTAAAATGGCTGATGCGTTACTTGAGTCAAAACAAGGTGAAGATCTAACTCCAGCTGAAGCTGCTGAGTAA
- a CDS encoding isoprenyl transferase — translation MLHKLIRRKPERQNQSLAERISHSKKEQIPEHIAIIMDGNGRWAKKRALPRVAGHHEGMKTVRKITRLANDLGVGVLTVYAFSTENWKRPKLEVDFIMRLPEEFLGTYLPELIEQNVRVVMMGESETLPRHTHNAVRKAMEATKDNTGLILNFALNYGSRAEIAQAMQKIAQLVEEGSLSYSDVTEDLISQHLMTCELPEPDLLIRTSGEVRLSNFMLWQLAYTEFWFTDTLWPDFDESCLLDAVDSYQNRNRRYGGLKGEETN, via the coding sequence ATGTTACATAAACTCATTCGGAGAAAACCCGAACGACAAAATCAATCGCTGGCGGAGCGTATTTCGCATTCTAAAAAAGAACAAATACCTGAACACATTGCGATTATTATGGATGGCAATGGGAGATGGGCGAAGAAACGGGCTCTTCCACGAGTAGCCGGTCATCATGAAGGTATGAAAACGGTTCGGAAAATTACTCGACTTGCCAATGATTTAGGTGTAGGCGTTTTAACCGTATATGCATTTTCGACCGAGAATTGGAAACGACCAAAACTTGAAGTTGATTTTATTATGCGATTACCCGAAGAGTTTTTAGGTACTTATCTACCCGAGCTGATCGAACAAAATGTGCGTGTGGTCATGATGGGTGAAAGTGAAACATTACCTCGACATACACATAATGCTGTTCGCAAAGCAATGGAAGCAACTAAAGATAATACGGGACTAATATTGAATTTTGCATTGAATTATGGAAGTCGTGCAGAGATTGCACAAGCGATGCAAAAAATTGCACAACTTGTTGAAGAGGGTTCGCTTAGCTATAGCGACGTAACGGAAGATTTAATTTCACAGCATTTAATGACCTGTGAGTTACCCGAACCTGATTTACTTATCCGCACAAGCGGAGAAGTTCGTCTCAGCAACTTTATGCTTTGGCAATTGGCCTATACAGAGTTCTGGTTTACGGATACGCTGTGGCCAGATTTTGACGAAAGCTGCTTGCTCGACGCAGTGGATAGTTACCAAAACCGAAATCGCCGTTATGGAGGATTGAAGGGAGAAGAAACAAATTGA
- the pyrH gene encoding UMP kinase produces the protein MSETKYNRVVLKLSGEALAGEQGFGLSPQIIKSVADQVKEVVELGVEVAVVVGGGNIWRGKVGSEMGMDRATADYMGMLATVMNSLALQDSLEKSGIETRVQSSIEMRQVAEPYIRRKAIRHLEKKRVVIFAAGTGNPYFSTDTTAALRAAEIEADVILMGKNNVDGVYSADPKTNSDAIKYDTLSFLDVIQQGLQVMDSTASTLCMDNDIPLIVFSIMENGNIKRAVLGETIGTIVRRNT, from the coding sequence ATGAGCGAGACTAAATACAATCGAGTCGTGTTAAAATTAAGCGGAGAAGCTTTAGCAGGAGAACAAGGTTTTGGACTTTCTCCTCAAATCATTAAATCCGTAGCTGATCAAGTGAAAGAAGTTGTAGAGTTAGGTGTTGAAGTTGCTGTTGTAGTTGGCGGCGGAAATATCTGGCGCGGTAAAGTAGGTAGTGAAATGGGTATGGACCGTGCAACTGCGGACTATATGGGCATGTTAGCTACTGTTATGAATTCTTTAGCACTGCAAGATTCACTTGAAAAATCAGGCATTGAAACACGCGTTCAATCATCAATTGAAATGCGTCAAGTAGCTGAACCTTATATTCGTAGAAAAGCAATCCGCCATTTAGAGAAGAAAAGAGTCGTTATTTTTGCTGCTGGAACAGGGAATCCTTACTTCTCTACTGATACGACAGCTGCGCTGCGTGCTGCAGAAATTGAGGCAGATGTTATTTTAATGGGCAAAAACAATGTGGATGGCGTCTACTCAGCTGATCCAAAAACAAATAGCGATGCCATTAAGTATGACACTCTTTCATTCCTCGATGTCATTCAACAAGGCTTGCAAGTAATGGATTCGACTGCTTCAACACTATGTATGGACAATGATATCCCTCTCATAGTATTCTCAATTATGGAGAATGGAAATATTAAACGTGCCGTTTTAGGTGAAACAATTGGTACGATCGTTAGGAGGAATACGTAA
- a CDS encoding phosphatidate cytidylyltransferase, with protein sequence MKQRIITAVIGAALFIPIVWLGGLPFTLLVYAMAAIGLFELLRMKGHTIFSVHGAIALLALFVFLMPNQWSIPLMETTGYTKIDLALIAVLLLLIYTVVVKNRYTFEDAAFSIMGVLYIGIGFFYFIETRMDGIEYVIYALLVIWTTDSGAYFTGKKFGKKKLWPDISPNKTIEGFIGGILTAIIFALLFQWIYPISSSYTILVIVTILASIFGQMGDLVESALKRHYNVKDSGDILPGHGGILDRFDSLLFVLPLLHFLHFAG encoded by the coding sequence TTGAAACAACGCATCATCACTGCAGTAATTGGAGCTGCATTATTCATTCCGATTGTTTGGCTAGGAGGTCTTCCTTTTACACTTCTCGTTTACGCTATGGCGGCAATCGGATTATTTGAATTATTACGTATGAAAGGTCATACCATTTTTTCAGTTCATGGAGCAATCGCTCTTCTTGCATTATTTGTTTTTCTAATGCCTAATCAATGGTCGATACCATTAATGGAAACAACGGGGTATACCAAAATAGATTTAGCACTTATTGCTGTACTTTTATTACTTATCTACACCGTTGTCGTGAAGAATCGCTACACATTTGAAGATGCTGCATTTTCTATTATGGGCGTATTATATATTGGAATCGGATTTTTCTATTTCATTGAAACGCGTATGGATGGCATTGAATATGTCATTTATGCCTTGCTGGTTATTTGGACAACCGATTCAGGAGCTTATTTTACTGGGAAAAAATTTGGTAAAAAGAAATTGTGGCCTGATATTTCTCCTAATAAAACCATTGAAGGATTTATCGGAGGAATCTTGACGGCTATTATTTTTGCTTTACTTTTCCAATGGATTTACCCAATCAGTTCGTCCTATACGATTCTGGTCATTGTGACGATACTAGCTTCCATTTTTGGTCAAATGGGCGATTTGGTTGAATCGGCACTTAAGCGCCACTACAACGTTAAGGATTCAGGTGATATCTTACCTGGACACGGAGGAATTTTAGACAGATTCGATAGCTTATTATTTGTGTTACCACTTTTACATTTCTTGCATTTTGCTGGTTAA
- the codY gene encoding GTP-sensing pleiotropic transcriptional regulator CodY: MNLLGKTRKINSMLQASAGKPVNFKEMATTLSNVIECNVFIVSRKGKLLGFDINQQIENERMIKMMEERQFPEEYTKNLFNVNETSSNLDVYSEHTVFPVENRELFKEGLTTIVPIIGGGERLGTLILGRLKAEFHDDDLILGEYGATVVGMEILREKSEQIEVEARSKAVVQMAINSLSYSELEAIEHIFEELDGNEGLLVASKIADRVGITRSVIVNALRKLESAGVIESRSLGMKGTYIKVLNDKFLNELAQLKLK; encoded by the coding sequence ATGAATTTATTAGGAAAAACAAGAAAAATTAACTCGATGCTTCAAGCGTCTGCTGGGAAGCCAGTAAACTTTAAAGAAATGGCAACAACTCTTAGCAATGTAATCGAATGTAACGTGTTTATCGTTAGCCGTAAAGGAAAGCTCCTAGGATTCGACATCAATCAACAAATTGAGAACGAGCGCATGATCAAAATGATGGAAGAGCGTCAATTCCCTGAAGAATATACGAAAAACCTTTTTAACGTAAATGAAACATCTTCTAACTTGGATGTGTACAGCGAACATACAGTTTTCCCTGTTGAGAATCGTGAGTTATTCAAAGAAGGTTTAACTACAATCGTTCCAATCATCGGTGGTGGGGAACGTCTTGGAACATTAATTCTTGGACGTTTGAAAGCTGAATTCCATGATGATGATTTAATTCTTGGTGAATACGGTGCAACTGTTGTTGGGATGGAAATCCTACGTGAAAAATCAGAACAAATTGAAGTAGAAGCTCGCAGCAAAGCAGTCGTACAAATGGCGATTAACTCTTTGTCATACAGTGAATTAGAAGCTATTGAACATATTTTCGAAGAACTTGACGGAAATGAAGGTTTGCTTGTAGCATCAAAAATTGCTGACCGCGTCGGTATTACTCGTTCTGTAATCGTTAATGCTTTACGTAAATTGGAAAGTGCTGGTGTTATCGAATCTCGTTCTTTAGGAATGAAAGGAACATACATCAAAGTATTGAACGATAAATTCTTGAACGAATTAGCTCAATTAAAATTAAAATAA
- the xerC gene encoding tyrosine recombinase XerC codes for MTPLEALSQFKSYIQLEKNYSEHTVREYESDLLYFFDFLQSEGITSLHDVEYIHARLYVTKLYDESLSRTSISRKISAIRSFFKFGNREFGLKEDAFRSLYHPKKEERLPHFFYEEELQQLFQATEGEEPMVLRNRAILEMLYATGIRVSELTSLEERDIDKRLGIMRVMGKGRKERYVPFGQFAQDALELYMDEARPKLMKQAKHNFVFTNMRGQPLTPRGVRYILSDLVEKAALHTKIYPHMLRHTFATHLLNNGADLRTVQELLGHSHLSSTQVYTHVTKEHLRRTYMNAHPRA; via the coding sequence ATGACTCCGTTAGAAGCTTTGTCTCAATTTAAAAGCTATATCCAGCTTGAAAAGAACTATTCAGAACACACTGTTCGAGAATACGAATCAGACTTACTGTACTTTTTTGATTTTTTACAATCAGAAGGTATTACAAGCTTACATGATGTCGAATATATTCACGCTAGACTGTATGTGACAAAACTGTACGATGAATCACTTTCACGTACTTCGATTTCCAGAAAAATATCTGCGATCCGTTCTTTCTTCAAGTTTGGCAACCGGGAATTCGGTTTAAAAGAAGATGCATTTCGCTCGTTATATCATCCCAAAAAAGAGGAACGACTTCCTCATTTTTTTTATGAAGAAGAGTTACAACAACTATTCCAGGCAACTGAAGGCGAAGAACCCATGGTGCTTCGTAATCGGGCAATCCTTGAAATGTTGTATGCAACCGGAATTCGGGTAAGCGAGTTAACATCTTTGGAAGAACGCGATATTGATAAGCGTCTCGGCATCATGAGAGTAATGGGTAAAGGCAGAAAAGAGAGATATGTACCGTTTGGTCAGTTTGCTCAAGATGCGTTGGAACTCTATATGGACGAAGCGCGTCCTAAATTAATGAAACAAGCTAAACACAATTTTGTATTTACAAATATGCGTGGTCAGCCTTTGACTCCGCGTGGTGTTAGATATATACTGAGCGACTTAGTGGAAAAAGCAGCATTGCATACTAAAATCTATCCGCATATGTTGCGGCATACATTTGCAACACATTTACTGAACAATGGAGCCGACTTGCGTACTGTCCAAGAATTACTTGGGCATAGTCATTTGTCTTCGACACAAGTTTATACACACGTAACGAAAGAACATTTGCGAAGAACTTATATGAATGCACATCCTAGAGCATAA
- the hslU gene encoding HslU--HslV peptidase ATPase subunit, with translation MIKQQLTPKQITEHLDRFIVGQKEAKKSVAVALRNRYRRSLLSDEMKNEVIPKNILMIGPTGVGKTEIARRIAKLTNAPFIKVEATKFTEVGYVGRDVESMVRDLTEAAVRIVKEEMTEGVKAQAERLANDAIVRLLVPSLKKKHNTQNPFEMLFGQKAEQEEPANDDTDIRLKRSQIAEDLRDGKLEDEWVNVEVTEQAPSMFDAFQGSGMESMGQNMQDALSNLMPKKKKKRRLQVKDARRVLTLEEAHKLIDSEEVAQKSIERAEQTGIIFIDEIDKIASKGGNGSSADVSREGVQRDILPIVEGSTVQTKYGAVKTDYMLFVAAGAFHTAKPSDLIPELQGRFPVRVELEKLSKDDFVRILKEPDHSLIRQYKSLLETEGVTLEFTDSAIERIAEIATEVNQESDNIGARRLHTILEKLLEELSYEASDIAPAHIDITPAYVDQKLGNIVKNKDLSQFIL, from the coding sequence ATGATTAAACAACAGTTAACACCAAAACAAATAACCGAGCACTTAGACCGTTTTATTGTCGGACAAAAAGAAGCTAAAAAATCAGTAGCTGTAGCGTTGCGAAATCGCTATCGTAGAAGTTTGTTGTCTGATGAGATGAAAAATGAAGTTATACCGAAAAATATACTGATGATTGGTCCTACTGGTGTCGGTAAAACGGAAATTGCGAGAAGAATAGCTAAACTTACGAACGCACCGTTTATCAAAGTAGAAGCCACCAAGTTTACAGAAGTTGGCTATGTTGGCCGTGACGTGGAATCAATGGTTCGTGATTTAACAGAAGCGGCTGTACGTATAGTCAAAGAAGAAATGACTGAAGGCGTAAAAGCACAAGCTGAGCGATTGGCGAATGATGCCATCGTCCGTCTTCTCGTACCATCCTTGAAAAAGAAACATAATACGCAAAATCCATTTGAAATGTTATTTGGTCAAAAAGCAGAACAGGAAGAACCTGCAAATGACGATACAGACATTCGTTTAAAACGCTCCCAAATTGCCGAAGACTTAAGAGACGGGAAATTGGAAGATGAATGGGTAAACGTAGAAGTTACAGAACAGGCTCCTTCCATGTTTGATGCCTTCCAAGGCTCTGGGATGGAAAGTATGGGGCAGAATATGCAAGATGCATTATCTAACCTGATGCCGAAGAAAAAGAAAAAGCGCCGCTTGCAAGTGAAAGATGCACGACGAGTCTTAACTCTAGAAGAAGCTCACAAGCTTATCGACTCAGAGGAAGTAGCTCAAAAATCCATCGAACGTGCCGAGCAAACGGGAATCATTTTTATTGATGAAATCGATAAGATTGCGAGCAAGGGGGGCAACGGTTCATCTGCGGATGTTTCGCGTGAAGGTGTACAACGTGATATATTACCGATTGTAGAAGGATCGACCGTTCAGACGAAGTATGGTGCAGTCAAAACTGACTACATGCTTTTCGTAGCTGCTGGAGCATTTCACACAGCAAAGCCTTCGGATTTAATACCGGAACTACAAGGACGCTTCCCCGTCCGTGTGGAACTTGAAAAATTATCAAAAGATGATTTTGTTCGTATTTTGAAAGAACCAGATCATTCATTGATACGCCAGTACAAATCTTTGCTGGAAACTGAAGGGGTAACGCTTGAATTTACTGACAGTGCAATTGAGCGAATTGCTGAAATTGCAACAGAAGTGAATCAAGAGTCCGATAATATAGGTGCACGTCGATTGCATACGATTTTGGAGAAGTTACTTGAAGAGCTTTCTTATGAGGCTTCTGACATTGCTCCCGCGCATATCGACATAACTCCTGCATATGTCGACCAAAAACTTGGAAATATCGTAAAAAACAAAGATTTGTCACAATTTATTTTGTAA
- the hslV gene encoding ATP-dependent protease subunit HslV: MGEIHATTIFAIQHKGKSAMSGDGQVTLGNQVVMKHTAKKVRRLYNGRVLAGFAGSVADAFTLFEMFEAKLMEYDGNLQRAAVELAQQWRGDKMLRRLEAMLLVMNKETLLLVSGTGEVIEPDDGILAIGSGGNFALAAGRALKQYAGETLNATEIAKAALTTAADICVFTNHQIIVEALSE; the protein is encoded by the coding sequence ATGGGAGAAATACATGCAACCACGATTTTTGCGATTCAGCATAAAGGAAAATCTGCAATGTCTGGCGATGGTCAAGTTACTTTAGGAAATCAAGTTGTCATGAAGCATACAGCAAAAAAAGTAAGACGCTTATACAACGGTCGAGTGCTTGCAGGTTTTGCTGGATCAGTGGCAGACGCTTTTACGTTATTTGAAATGTTTGAAGCGAAATTGATGGAATACGATGGCAACTTACAAAGAGCTGCAGTCGAACTTGCCCAACAATGGAGAGGCGACAAAATGTTACGAAGACTTGAAGCGATGTTGCTCGTGATGAATAAAGAAACACTTTTATTGGTTTCAGGTACTGGTGAAGTAATTGAACCCGATGATGGCATTTTAGCAATCGGTTCTGGTGGGAATTTTGCATTGGCAGCAGGACGTGCACTGAAACAATATGCTGGTGAAACATTGAATGCCACCGAAATTGCCAAAGCAGCACTTACAACTGCAGCTGATATTTGTGTATTTACCAATCATCAAATTATTGTGGAGGCGTTAAGTGAATGA
- the tsf gene encoding translation elongation factor Ts: MAVTAQMVKELREKTGAGMMDCKKALVEVNGDIDAAVDFLREKGLSSAAKKADRIAAEGTTYILEQGNDAVLLEVNAETDFVAKNEGFQTLVKELAEHLLATKPETVEVANASTMSNGLTVADHISNAIAKIGEKITLRRFVVRTKTDNDAFGPYLHMGGRIGVLVTLEGSTDAQAAKDVAMHVAALNPTYISRDEVSEEEVDRERKILTEQALNEGKPENIVAKMVEGRLGKYFEDVCLLDQSFVKNSDQKVREFVKSTGGTVTEFVRYAVGEGIEKRQDNFAEEVMSQVNKG; the protein is encoded by the coding sequence ATGGCAGTTACAGCACAAATGGTTAAAGAATTACGCGAAAAAACAGGCGCAGGTATGATGGACTGTAAAAAAGCGTTAGTAGAAGTAAACGGAGATATCGATGCAGCAGTAGACTTTTTACGTGAAAAAGGTCTTTCTAGCGCAGCTAAAAAAGCTGATCGTATCGCTGCAGAAGGTACTACTTACATTTTAGAGCAAGGTAATGACGCTGTTCTTCTTGAAGTTAATGCTGAAACAGATTTCGTTGCTAAAAACGAAGGTTTCCAAACATTAGTTAAAGAATTGGCTGAGCACTTGCTTGCTACTAAACCAGAAACAGTTGAAGTAGCAAATGCTTCTACAATGTCTAACGGTTTAACTGTTGCAGATCACATTTCAAATGCGATTGCAAAAATCGGTGAAAAAATTACATTACGTCGTTTTGTTGTTCGCACAAAAACAGACAACGATGCTTTTGGTCCTTACCTACACATGGGTGGCCGCATTGGCGTACTTGTAACTCTTGAAGGATCTACTGATGCTCAAGCAGCTAAAGATGTTGCAATGCACGTTGCAGCTTTAAACCCAACTTATATTTCTCGTGACGAAGTGTCTGAAGAAGAAGTTGACCGCGAGCGTAAAATCTTGACTGAGCAAGCTCTAAACGAAGGCAAACCAGAAAACATCGTAGCTAAAATGGTTGAAGGCCGCCTTGGTAAATATTTCGAAGACGTTTGTTTGCTTGACCAATCATTCGTTAAAAATTCAGATCAAAAAGTTCGTGAGTTCGTGAAATCTACGGGCGGTACTGTTACTGAATTCGTACGTTACGCTGTTGGTGAAGGAATCGAAAAACGCCAAGATAACTTTGCTGAAGAAGTAATGAGCCAAGTTAACAAAGGTTAA
- the rseP gene encoding RIP metalloprotease RseP yields the protein METTIAFILIFGSLVFFHELGHFIFAKRAGIMVREFAIGFGPKILGITKGETLYTIRLLPLGGYVRMAGEDMDSVELQPGFRVGLMLNSKEEVRKIVLNHNKQQQDMLFLETERSDLEKELWIEGYDEDERLVRYNVSRKAVIVENGKETLIAPYDRQFGSKSLGKRAMTIFAGPLFNFILSFFIFLAIGLLQGVPTYEPVISGVSDDSPALAAGMQDGDLVTKIDGQPINKWQDLAAKVQASAGEELTFEYVRDGETISSTITPKTVEKDGEKYGQIGVIYESPVEKNPLKALAFGADQTITWIAKIFELLGMLVTGQFTIDALSGPVGIYKATEAVAQYGVFNLMNWAAILSINLGIMNLLPLPALDGGRLLFFLFEAIRGKPLDRQKEGMIHFVGIMLLMVLMVVVTWNDIQRFFF from the coding sequence ATGGAGACAACCATTGCTTTTATCCTGATATTTGGTTCACTAGTATTTTTTCATGAACTAGGTCACTTTATTTTTGCCAAACGTGCCGGAATCATGGTACGTGAATTTGCAATTGGCTTTGGTCCAAAAATACTTGGAATCACAAAAGGGGAAACTCTTTATACCATTCGTCTTCTGCCTCTTGGTGGATATGTGCGAATGGCTGGAGAAGATATGGATTCGGTTGAATTACAGCCAGGATTCCGTGTCGGACTCATGTTAAACTCAAAAGAAGAAGTTCGTAAAATCGTCCTCAATCATAATAAACAACAACAAGACATGTTGTTTTTGGAAACTGAACGTTCCGATTTGGAAAAAGAACTCTGGATTGAAGGATACGATGAAGATGAACGTTTAGTACGATATAATGTTTCACGCAAAGCCGTAATCGTAGAGAATGGCAAAGAAACATTAATAGCACCTTATGATCGCCAATTTGGTTCGAAATCACTTGGCAAGCGTGCTATGACCATTTTTGCTGGTCCTTTATTTAACTTTATTTTATCTTTCTTCATCTTCTTGGCAATTGGCTTGTTGCAAGGGGTTCCGACTTACGAGCCTGTTATTTCGGGAGTCTCTGATGATAGCCCTGCCCTTGCAGCCGGTATGCAGGACGGAGATTTAGTTACTAAAATTGATGGTCAGCCCATTAATAAATGGCAAGATCTCGCTGCAAAGGTACAAGCTAGTGCAGGAGAAGAATTAACGTTTGAATACGTACGAGATGGTGAAACCATTTCTTCAACTATCACACCAAAAACCGTAGAAAAAGACGGCGAAAAGTATGGACAAATTGGAGTTATATATGAAAGTCCAGTTGAAAAAAATCCTTTGAAAGCATTAGCTTTCGGTGCTGATCAAACCATCACTTGGATTGCGAAAATTTTTGAACTCCTTGGCATGTTGGTAACTGGACAGTTTACAATTGATGCTTTGTCAGGACCAGTAGGAATTTATAAAGCAACCGAAGCAGTGGCACAATATGGTGTTTTCAATCTAATGAATTGGGCAGCTATTCTAAGCATTAACTTAGGTATCATGAATTTACTACCACTTCCGGCATTGGATGGTGGACGATTATTATTCTTCTTATTTGAAGCGATTCGAGGGAAACCATTGGACCGACAAAAAGAAGGAATGATCCATTTTGTCGGCATAATGTTATTGATGGTGCTGATGGTTGTTGTTACATGGAATGATATACAAAGATTTTTCTTTTAA
- the frr gene encoding ribosome recycling factor, whose amino-acid sequence MSKQVIDQTKERMTKAIQALSRELSTIRAGRASASLLDKIFVDYYGAPTPINQIAGIATPEARLLTIQPYDKTALGDIEKAIQKSDLGISPSNDGTLIRIAIPALTEERRKDLVKLVKKEAEEAKVGIRNIRRDANDELKKLEKKSEITEDDLRGFSENVQKLTDDYIVQIDQVAKDKEKEILEV is encoded by the coding sequence ATGTCAAAACAAGTGATTGATCAAACAAAAGAAAGAATGACAAAAGCGATTCAAGCTTTAAGTCGTGAACTTTCAACAATTCGTGCGGGTCGTGCGAGTGCTTCTTTATTGGATAAAATCTTTGTTGATTATTATGGTGCACCGACGCCAATCAACCAGATTGCCGGAATCGCGACACCTGAAGCACGTTTACTGACAATTCAACCTTATGACAAGACTGCTCTTGGTGACATCGAAAAAGCAATTCAAAAATCAGATTTAGGGATTTCCCCATCAAATGATGGTACATTAATCCGTATTGCTATACCAGCTTTGACAGAAGAACGTCGTAAAGACTTAGTGAAATTAGTCAAAAAAGAAGCAGAAGAAGCAAAAGTCGGCATTCGTAACATCCGCCGTGATGCGAATGATGAATTGAAAAAATTAGAGAAGAAAAGCGAAATCACAGAAGACGATTTACGCGGATTTTCTGAAAATGTTCAAAAACTAACTGATGATTATATTGTTCAAATTGATCAAGTTGCCAAAGATAAAGAGAAAGAAATTTTGGAAGTTTAA
- the dxr gene encoding 1-deoxy-D-xylulose-5-phosphate reductoisomerase, translating to MTKLISLLGATGSIGIQTIDIIREHPHQFKLVAFSAGRNLEKTREIIREFNPTLVSVQEEVDAISLKKEFPSIELAYGSNGLIDVATHPDASILVNAVLGSVGLEATLEAIKQRKTIALANKETLVTAGHLVMTAAEKYKATILPVDSEHSALFQSMNGEKRSQVSRLILTASGGSFRDRTRKELENVTVQDALSHPNWSMGAKITIDSATMMNKGLEVIEAQVLFDMPYDDIEVVLHRESIIHSMVEFHDTSVMAQLGTPDMRVPIQYALSYPDRLPRKSAKRLNLVEIGKLHFEEMNMERFHALKLAYDAGRAGGTMTTVLNAANEAAVALFLNGEIRFLQIEECIERVMDKHTLISTPDLETILHVDAITRKDVRNMIK from the coding sequence ATGACAAAGCTGATTAGTTTATTGGGAGCAACAGGCTCTATCGGTATTCAAACGATTGACATCATAAGAGAACATCCACATCAATTTAAACTAGTGGCTTTTTCTGCTGGACGCAATCTTGAAAAGACTAGAGAAATAATTCGTGAATTTAATCCTACACTTGTATCTGTTCAAGAAGAAGTTGATGCAATTTCACTTAAGAAGGAATTTCCGAGCATTGAACTTGCATATGGTAGCAATGGATTGATCGACGTTGCGACTCACCCAGATGCGTCCATTTTAGTAAATGCTGTTTTGGGTAGTGTTGGTCTTGAAGCGACGTTAGAGGCAATAAAACAACGAAAGACAATTGCTCTCGCAAACAAAGAAACGCTGGTTACAGCGGGGCATTTGGTGATGACTGCGGCAGAGAAATACAAAGCAACTATTTTACCGGTTGATAGCGAGCATTCAGCTCTTTTCCAATCGATGAATGGTGAAAAGAGAAGCCAAGTAAGCAGGTTGATTTTAACGGCATCCGGAGGTAGCTTCCGTGACCGTACGCGGAAAGAATTGGAGAACGTAACAGTACAGGATGCGTTGAGTCATCCTAACTGGTCCATGGGCGCAAAAATTACGATTGATTCTGCAACAATGATGAACAAAGGTTTAGAAGTGATTGAAGCACAAGTGCTTTTCGACATGCCTTATGATGATATTGAAGTTGTCTTGCATAGGGAGAGTATCATTCATTCAATGGTGGAATTCCATGACACAAGTGTAATGGCACAACTTGGGACACCAGATATGCGTGTTCCCATTCAATATGCTCTTTCTTATCCGGACAGGCTTCCAAGAAAAAGTGCAAAACGTTTAAATCTTGTTGAAATAGGCAAACTTCATTTTGAAGAAATGAATATGGAACGTTTTCATGCATTAAAACTTGCATACGATGCAGGTCGGGCGGGTGGTACAATGACCACAGTTTTGAATGCTGCAAATGAAGCAGCCGTTGCCTTGTTTTTAAATGGAGAGATTCGATTCCTCCAAATAGAAGAATGCATTGAACGAGTTATGGACAAACATACGCTTATTAGTACTCCGGATTTGGAAACGATATTGCATGTGGATGCAATTACGAGAAAAGATGTTCGAAACATGATAAAATGA